A part of Vespertiliibacter pulmonis genomic DNA contains:
- a CDS encoding NADP-dependent malic enzyme, producing MDDTLRQAALDFHEFPIPGKIEVTPTKSLATQRDLALAYSPGVAEPCLEIEKDPLAAYKYTAKGNLVAVISNGTAVLGLGNIGALAGKPVMEGKGVLFKKFAGVDVFDIEINETDPEKLVDIIASLEPTFGGINLEDIKAPECFYIEQKLRERMNIPVFHDDQHGTAIISAAAVINALRIIGKKIEDVRLVASGAGAASIACLNLLISLGMKREHIVVCDSKGVIFKNRDDRMDDTKKAYAIEDNGWRTLADAMPNADIFLGCSSAGVLTQEMVKTMAAHPLILALANPNPEITPPEAKAARPDAIVCTGRSDYPNQVNNVLCFPFIFRGALDVGATTINEEMKRAAVYAIADLALAEQSDVVTSAYGGEGSEFGPDYIIPRPFDPRLIVRIAPAVAKAAMDSGVATRPITDWEAYNEKLTQFVYKSNLIMKPIFSQAKADKKRIILAEGEDPKVLHATQEIISMDLAFPILIGRPSIIQARIKKLGLRLVEGKDFEIVNNEQDDRHELLWKRYYSIMNRRGVTQEIAKRVTTSNTTAIAALLVEMGYADGLVCGLFGTYSRHLETIKDIIGLKSGVAVPAALNSLVLPTGNVFITDTYVNADPSAEELAEITLMASNEIKRFGIEPRVALLSHSNYGSSNSLGAPKMREVLALVQQQNDDLMIDGEMHGDLALSEQLRADHMPDSPLKGSANLLVMPNVEAARITYNLLRATTTAITVGPILMGMNKSAHILTPVSSVRRIINMVAFAAVKAQTNN from the coding sequence ATGGACGATACATTACGCCAAGCCGCCCTTGATTTTCACGAGTTTCCTATTCCAGGGAAAATTGAAGTTACGCCAACAAAATCACTTGCAACTCAGCGTGATCTTGCGTTAGCGTATTCACCGGGAGTGGCTGAACCGTGTTTAGAAATTGAGAAAGATCCACTTGCAGCCTATAAATATACTGCCAAAGGAAATCTTGTTGCGGTCATCTCCAATGGAACAGCAGTTCTTGGTTTAGGTAATATTGGAGCATTAGCAGGTAAACCCGTAATGGAAGGAAAGGGGGTGCTGTTTAAAAAATTTGCAGGCGTTGATGTTTTTGATATTGAAATAAATGAAACTGATCCGGAGAAATTAGTTGATATTATCGCTTCTCTTGAACCAACATTTGGTGGAATTAACTTAGAAGATATTAAAGCACCCGAGTGTTTTTATATTGAGCAAAAATTGCGTGAGCGAATGAACATTCCTGTATTCCACGATGATCAACACGGTACAGCTATTATTAGTGCCGCTGCAGTAATCAATGCGTTGCGTATTATTGGTAAAAAAATTGAAGATGTACGTTTAGTTGCTTCAGGTGCGGGAGCTGCTTCAATTGCTTGTTTAAATTTACTTATTTCATTAGGAATGAAACGTGAGCATATTGTGGTGTGCGATTCTAAAGGGGTCATTTTCAAAAATCGTGATGATAGAATGGATGACACGAAAAAAGCCTACGCCATTGAAGACAACGGTTGGCGTACACTTGCTGATGCAATGCCAAATGCTGATATTTTCTTAGGTTGTTCGTCAGCAGGGGTTTTAACCCAAGAAATGGTTAAAACAATGGCTGCTCACCCTTTAATTTTAGCCTTAGCAAATCCAAATCCAGAAATTACGCCACCAGAAGCAAAAGCTGCTCGTCCTGATGCGATTGTTTGTACAGGGCGTTCAGATTATCCAAACCAGGTCAATAATGTACTTTGTTTCCCATTTATTTTCCGTGGAGCATTAGATGTAGGCGCAACTACCATTAATGAAGAAATGAAACGTGCAGCCGTGTATGCCATCGCAGATCTAGCGCTTGCAGAACAAAGTGATGTTGTTACTTCTGCATATGGCGGTGAAGGATCAGAATTTGGGCCTGATTATATTATTCCTCGTCCATTTGATCCTCGTTTAATTGTTAGAATTGCCCCGGCTGTTGCTAAAGCTGCAATGGATTCTGGAGTAGCAACACGTCCAATTACCGATTGGGAAGCTTATAATGAGAAATTAACACAATTTGTTTATAAGTCTAATCTTATAATGAAGCCTATTTTCAGTCAGGCGAAAGCAGATAAAAAACGCATTATTTTAGCTGAGGGTGAGGATCCAAAAGTTTTACATGCAACCCAAGAAATTATTTCAATGGATTTAGCATTTCCAATTCTAATCGGTCGTCCAAGCATTATCCAAGCTCGTATTAAAAAATTAGGCTTACGTTTAGTGGAAGGAAAAGATTTTGAAATAGTAAATAATGAACAAGATGATCGCCACGAATTACTTTGGAAACGTTATTACAGTATTATGAACCGCCGTGGTGTTACACAAGAAATTGCAAAACGTGTAACTACATCAAATACTACAGCGATTGCTGCGTTATTAGTTGAAATGGGGTATGCAGATGGCTTGGTCTGCGGTCTATTTGGCACATATAGTCGTCATCTTGAAACAATTAAAGATATTATCGGTTTAAAATCAGGTGTAGCTGTGCCTGCAGCATTAAATAGTTTAGTGCTACCAACAGGAAATGTTTTTATCACAGATACTTATGTTAATGCTGATCCAAGTGCAGAAGAATTAGCAGAAATTACGTTAATGGCATCAAATGAGATTAAACGTTTTGGTATTGAGCCGAGAGTTGCGCTACTTTCTCACTCTAATTATGGTTCATCTAATTCATTAGGCGCACCAAAAATGCGTGAAGTATTAGCACTTGTACAACAGCAGAATGATGATTTAATGATTGATGGAGAGATGCACGGCGATTTAGCATTATCAGAACAGTTGCGTGCAGATCATATGCCAGATAGTCCATTAAAAGGTTCTGCAAATTTGTTAGTGATGCCAAATGTAGAAGCCGCTCGTATTACCTATAATTTATTAAGAGCAACAACAACGGCAATTACTGTTGGCCCAATTTTAATGGGAATGAATAAATCAGCGCACATTTTAACTCCTGTTTCATCGGTACGCCGTATTATTAATATGGTTGCATTTGCAGCAGTGAAAGCTCAAACTAATAATTAG
- the glnS gene encoding glutamine--tRNA ligase gives MSKEEILTPTHHDIRANFITHIIDEDLASGKHTKIHTRFPPEPNGYLHIGHAKSICLNFGIAEDYQGLCNLRFDDTNPVKEDVEYVDSIKQDVEWLGFKWAGNVRYASDYFDQLYHYAIELIQKGLAYVDELSPEEMREYRGTLTEAGKNSPYRERSIEENLALFEKMKNGEFAEGKASLRAKIDMASPFMVMRDPVLYRIKFAEHHQTGEKWCIYPMYDFTHCISDAIEHITHSLCTLEFQDNRRLYDWVLNNISIERPLPHQYEFSRLNLEGTLTSKRKLLKLVEDKIVDGWNDPRMPTISGLRRRGYTPASLREFARRIGVTKQDNVVEYSALEACIREDLNTNAPRAMAVINPVKVIIENFNGEEILTAPNHPNREELGTRQLPFTRELYIDEADFREEANKQYKRLVLGKEVRLRNAYVIKAERVEKDESGKITTIFCTYDPETLGKNPADGRKVKGVIHWVSATQNKPAEFRVYDRLFTVPNPGAEEDITQVLNPNSLVIKHGFVEPSLSNAKPEQGYQFEREGYYCLDNKDGSSDNLIFNLTVSLKESVAF, from the coding sequence ATGAGCAAAGAAGAAATTTTAACCCCTACCCATCACGATATTCGTGCAAATTTTATTACCCATATTATTGATGAAGATCTTGCTTCAGGAAAACATACTAAAATTCACACCCGTTTTCCTCCAGAACCAAACGGTTATTTACATATAGGACACGCTAAATCTATCTGCTTAAATTTTGGCATTGCCGAAGATTATCAAGGTTTATGTAATCTACGTTTTGATGATACTAACCCGGTAAAAGAAGACGTAGAATACGTCGATTCAATCAAACAAGATGTAGAATGGTTAGGCTTTAAGTGGGCGGGTAACGTTCGCTATGCTTCTGACTATTTTGATCAGCTATATCACTATGCGATTGAGCTTATCCAAAAAGGATTAGCCTATGTTGATGAACTTTCCCCAGAAGAAATGCGTGAATACCGTGGCACTTTAACTGAGGCAGGCAAAAATAGCCCTTATCGTGAGCGTTCCATTGAAGAAAATTTAGCCTTATTTGAAAAAATGAAAAATGGCGAATTTGCAGAAGGAAAAGCAAGCTTGCGGGCAAAAATTGATATGGCATCTCCTTTTATGGTAATGCGTGATCCCGTGCTTTATCGAATTAAGTTCGCTGAACATCACCAAACAGGCGAAAAATGGTGCATTTATCCGATGTATGACTTTACGCACTGTATTTCAGATGCGATTGAACATATTACTCACTCACTCTGTACCTTAGAATTCCAAGATAATCGCCGTTTGTATGATTGGGTACTTAATAATATTTCGATTGAACGTCCACTACCGCATCAATATGAGTTTTCACGTTTAAATTTAGAAGGTACTCTCACCTCTAAACGTAAATTATTAAAATTAGTGGAAGATAAGATTGTTGATGGCTGGAATGACCCTCGCATGCCAACAATTTCTGGTTTACGTCGCCGTGGTTATACACCAGCATCATTACGTGAATTTGCTCGCCGTATCGGGGTGACCAAACAAGATAATGTAGTGGAATATAGTGCGCTTGAAGCTTGTATCCGTGAAGATCTCAACACTAATGCACCACGAGCAATGGCTGTTATTAATCCTGTTAAAGTCATCATTGAGAATTTCAATGGTGAAGAGATTTTAACTGCACCTAATCACCCAAACCGTGAAGAATTAGGCACTCGACAATTACCATTTACCCGTGAACTTTATATTGATGAAGCCGATTTCCGTGAAGAAGCAAATAAACAATATAAACGTTTAGTACTAGGCAAAGAGGTACGTTTACGCAATGCTTATGTCATTAAAGCAGAGCGAGTAGAAAAAGATGAAAGCGGTAAGATTACTACTATTTTTTGCACCTACGATCCAGAAACGCTTGGTAAAAACCCTGCTGATGGTCGTAAAGTAAAAGGAGTAATCCACTGGGTGTCAGCAACACAAAATAAACCTGCTGAATTTCGTGTTTATGACAGACTATTTACCGTTCCCAACCCTGGTGCAGAAGAAGACATTACCCAAGTATTAAACCCAAATTCACTGGTAATCAAGCATGGTTTTGTTGAGCCAAGCCTTTCAAATGCAAAACCAGAACAAGGATATCAATTCGAACGTGAAGGCTACTATTGTTTAGATAATAAAGACGGCTCAAGCGATAATTTAATTTTTAATTTAACTGTTAGCCTAAAAGAGAGCGTAGCATTTTAA
- a CDS encoding sigma 54-interacting transcriptional regulator, with protein sequence MQLDLHQFMANQNSDFDSIIAKSPKMKTAVEQAKKFAMLKAPLLIQGETGTGKDLFAQACHQFSFRRNQKFVAVNCAGLPENDAESEMFGYHSPEKESMGFFEYANGGTVLLDNVAELSLEMQGKLLRFLNGGIFRRVGEDREIQVDVRVICTSQKPLSQLVAEGKIREDLYHRLNVLILNLPPLRERQGDFPLLVAHFVAQISLQLGIQKPEYDEQFIRHLQGYYWAGNLRELHNALYRGCILGANPLRIDNLELPDEMVIDLPTTTALEQASLEELVNNFEASLLRKFYAEYPSTRKLAQRLGVSHTAIANKLRQHGINK encoded by the coding sequence ATGCAACTCGATTTACATCAATTTATGGCAAATCAAAATAGCGATTTTGATAGTATCATTGCAAAAAGCCCTAAAATGAAAACAGCAGTTGAACAAGCGAAAAAATTTGCAATGTTAAAAGCGCCATTGTTAATTCAAGGTGAAACGGGAACGGGGAAAGATCTTTTTGCTCAAGCTTGTCATCAATTTAGTTTTCGCCGTAACCAAAAATTTGTAGCAGTAAATTGTGCAGGATTACCTGAAAATGATGCTGAAAGTGAAATGTTTGGCTACCATAGCCCTGAAAAAGAGAGTATGGGTTTTTTTGAATATGCCAATGGTGGTACGGTATTACTAGATAACGTAGCCGAATTATCGCTAGAAATGCAAGGCAAATTACTGCGCTTTTTAAATGGTGGTATATTTCGCCGAGTAGGTGAGGATCGAGAAATTCAAGTTGACGTACGAGTGATTTGTACCAGCCAAAAGCCATTATCACAATTAGTGGCAGAAGGGAAAATACGAGAAGATCTTTATCATCGTTTAAATGTCCTGATATTAAATTTACCACCTTTACGAGAACGCCAAGGTGATTTTCCCTTATTAGTTGCTCATTTTGTAGCACAAATCAGTTTACAACTAGGTATACAAAAACCCGAATATGATGAGCAATTTATCCGCCATTTACAGGGTTACTATTGGGCAGGAAATCTACGAGAGCTTCATAATGCCCTTTATCGAGGCTGTATATTGGGAGCAAATCCATTACGAATAGATAATTTAGAATTACCTGATGAAATGGTTATTGATCTGCCAACTACAACAGCTTTGGAACAAGCTAGCCTTGAAGAATTAGTCAATAATTTTGAAGCCTCACTCCTTAGAAAATTTTATGCGGAATACCCAAGTACCCGTAAATTAGCACAACGATTAGGTGTTTCTCATACGGCTATTGCCAATAAACTTCGCCAACACGGAATTAATAAATGA
- a CDS encoding glycosyltransferase, translated as MNLTNQPIISFIIPVYNVESFLDQCLQSIIKQPIHKEIIIVDDGSTDGSLSIALDYTKKYSYITVIHSSNQGISAARNKGLRLAKGEYINFIDSDDYLIGDFTNLINQAKHTDVDFIILNAYFLFKDQSTQKIITYLDNNTITTGYDILKTSYEQNDWIPGVCWTLMKKSYLDKHQLVFQEEVVAEDQLFYLHLLTAVPNRVLIHFSDIHYIYRKDNPFSITHRKDSKYVEDHLKIITLIWEHSESQPELIKPYIYFIIQPLLKTIIQITHQWTMEQRKAFPYFYTEAWQQLLKQYYPNYWEYIKQLYEIDE; from the coding sequence ATGAATCTAACTAATCAGCCTATTATTAGTTTTATTATCCCCGTTTATAATGTGGAATCTTTTTTAGATCAATGTTTACAATCTATCATTAAGCAACCCATACATAAAGAAATCATCATTGTTGATGATGGTTCAACCGATGGAAGCTTATCTATAGCACTAGACTACACTAAGAAATATTCTTACATCACTGTAATACACTCTTCCAATCAAGGAATATCTGCAGCACGCAATAAAGGATTAAGGCTTGCTAAAGGAGAATACATTAATTTTATTGACTCAGATGATTATTTAATTGGCGATTTCACTAACCTTATTAATCAAGCAAAACATACTGACGTAGATTTTATTATTCTCAATGCCTATTTCTTATTTAAAGATCAATCAACTCAAAAAATCATTACTTATTTAGATAATAATACCATAACAACCGGCTACGATATCTTAAAAACATCCTATGAACAAAATGATTGGATTCCAGGGGTATGTTGGACCTTAATGAAAAAAAGCTATTTAGATAAACATCAATTAGTTTTTCAAGAAGAGGTTGTTGCAGAGGATCAATTGTTCTATTTACACCTACTAACAGCTGTACCAAACCGTGTATTAATTCATTTCTCTGATATCCATTATATTTACCGTAAAGATAACCCTTTTTCTATCACTCATCGTAAAGATTCAAAATATGTTGAAGATCATTTAAAAATTATAACGTTAATTTGGGAACATAGTGAATCTCAGCCAGAATTAATTAAACCCTATATTTATTTTATTATCCAACCACTATTAAAAACTATTATCCAAATTACACACCAGTGGACAATGGAACAGAGAAAAGCATTTCCCTATTTTTATACCGAAGCTTGGCAGCAATTACTTAAACAATACTACCCGAATTACTGGGAATATATAAAACAGCTTTATGAGATAGATGAATAA
- the nusA gene encoding transcription termination factor NusA: protein MSKEILLAAEAVSNEKLLPKDAIFEALETALAISTKKKAAADREDSRISSGIDIDVRVSIDRKTGEFTTFRRWLVVEEVRNQTREITLDAAQYEDPDIQLGDFIEDEIESIAFDRITMQTARQVISSKIREAERNKVIEQFRSQLGSIITATVKKVSRDQIILDLGNQAEAVIVREDMLPRENFRPGDRLRGVLYQIKPESKGPQLFITRAKPIMLQELFKLEVPEIGEEIIEIKGASRDAGSRAKIAVKTHDKRIDPVGACVGMRGARVQAISNELGGERVDIVLWDDNPAQFVINAMAPADVSSIVVDEDNHSMDIAVDASALAQAIGRNGQNVRLATQLTGWALNVMTTDELDKKHQAEDNKVIDLFMSSLEIDEEFAQLLIEEGFSSLEELAYIPVNELTAIDGLEDEDLIEELQSRAKNVLTAKALAEEEALKQAHIEDKLLNLEGMDRHIAFKLAEKQITTLEDLAEQGVDDLTDIEELSAEKAGELIMAARQICWFS, encoded by the coding sequence ATGAGTAAAGAGATTTTATTAGCCGCTGAAGCGGTTTCAAATGAAAAATTATTACCAAAAGATGCTATTTTTGAGGCATTAGAAACTGCATTAGCTATTTCAACCAAAAAGAAAGCGGCTGCAGATCGTGAAGATAGCCGTATAAGTAGCGGTATTGATATTGATGTCCGTGTATCTATTGATCGTAAAACAGGTGAATTTACTACTTTCCGTCGTTGGTTAGTTGTAGAAGAAGTTCGTAATCAAACGCGTGAAATTACTTTAGACGCAGCACAATATGAAGATCCTGATATTCAATTAGGCGATTTTATTGAAGATGAAATTGAATCTATTGCGTTTGACAGAATTACAATGCAAACGGCTCGTCAGGTGATTAGTAGCAAAATTCGTGAAGCAGAGCGTAATAAAGTTATTGAACAGTTCCGCTCACAGTTAGGCAGCATTATCACTGCAACAGTAAAAAAAGTAAGTCGTGATCAGATTATTTTAGATCTTGGTAATCAAGCAGAAGCGGTGATTGTGCGTGAAGATATGTTACCACGGGAAAATTTCCGCCCTGGCGACCGCTTGCGTGGTGTTCTTTACCAGATTAAACCTGAATCAAAAGGACCACAATTATTTATTACCCGTGCAAAACCGATTATGTTACAAGAGCTATTCAAACTAGAAGTGCCAGAGATCGGTGAAGAAATTATTGAAATTAAAGGAGCAAGCCGTGATGCAGGATCTCGTGCAAAAATTGCGGTTAAAACTCACGATAAACGTATCGATCCAGTAGGTGCTTGTGTTGGAATGCGTGGTGCAAGGGTTCAAGCAATTAGTAATGAATTAGGTGGCGAGCGTGTGGATATCGTACTTTGGGACGATAATCCAGCACAATTTGTTATCAATGCAATGGCACCTGCTGATGTAAGCTCTATTGTTGTTGATGAAGATAATCATTCTATGGATATTGCCGTTGATGCAAGTGCGTTAGCTCAAGCAATTGGACGTAACGGACAAAATGTTCGTTTAGCGACTCAATTAACGGGTTGGGCATTAAATGTAATGACGACCGATGAGCTTGATAAAAAACATCAAGCTGAAGATAACAAAGTGATTGATTTGTTTATGAGTAGTCTTGAAATTGATGAAGAGTTTGCTCAATTATTAATTGAAGAAGGATTTAGTAGCTTAGAAGAGCTTGCTTATATTCCAGTCAATGAATTAACTGCGATTGATGGTTTAGAAGATGAAGATTTAATCGAAGAACTACAGTCTCGTGCTAAAAATGTATTAACTGCCAAAGCTCTTGCAGAAGAAGAAGCATTAAAACAGGCACATATTGAAGACAAATTGTTAAATCTTGAAGGAATGGATCGTCATATTGCCTTTAAGTTAGCAGAAAAACAGATTACAACTCTTGAAGATCTTGCAGAACAAGGTGTTGATGATTTAACCGATATTGAAGAGCTATCTGCTGAAAAAGCGGGTGAGTTGATAATGGCAGCTCGTCAAATTTGTTGGTTTAGTTAA
- the infB gene encoding translation initiation factor IF-2: MSDNEIKTDAPKKLSLQRRTKTTVSGTTAGGKAKAVQVEVRKTRKIDTEAAKKAKEEARLKALAEKEAAEKAEKVEAQAKEQVKEKADVEKADVENTEVKIELTKTVPVIPNKQPKAKVQAKTKTEDKVSAKVEKVVDAEKEAKRKEEEALRRKQEELAREKAEIEAQRAAEMARRLAEVASEETTPVTVEETVDDDRFTSSYAREADLDSDRRSESRGRGKTAGVAKAKKGGRDDKNDRQADRRNQKGKAKGKKGSTLQQGFTKPAAPVSRDVVIGETITVAELANKMALKATEIIKTMMKMGEMVTINQVIDQETAQLVAEEMGHKVILRKENELEESVMEDRDTNAEKVNRAPVVTIMGHVDHGKTSLLDYIRKAKVAAGEAGGITQHIGAYHVETDDGKMITFLDTPGHAAFTSMRARGAKATDIVVLVVAADDGVMPQTIEAIQHAKAAGVPMVVAVNKVDKPESNPERVETELLQYDVIAEKFGGETQFVYVSAKQGTGVDALLDAILLQSEVLELTAVKDGMASGVVIESYLDKGRGPVATILVQSGTLNRGDIVLCGFEYGRVRAMRDENGKEIQSAGPSIPVEVLGLSGVPAAGDEATVVRDEKKAREVALYRQGKFREVKLARQQKAKLENMFTNMAEGDVAELNVIIKADVQGSVEAIVQALNELSTDEVKVKVVGSGVGGITETDATLAAASNAIVLGFNVRADASARRIIETESIDLRYYSIIYELLNEIKAAMSGMLQPEFKQQIIGLAEVRDVFRHPKFGAIAGCMVTEGIVKRNNPIRVLRDNVVIFEGELESLRRFKDDVGEVRNGMECGIGVKNYNDVKVGDQIEVFEIIEVKRTI; encoded by the coding sequence ATGAGTGATAATGAAATTAAAACAGATGCACCAAAAAAATTGAGCTTGCAACGTCGTACTAAAACGACAGTAAGCGGTACAACTGCGGGCGGTAAAGCTAAAGCAGTGCAAGTTGAAGTGCGTAAAACACGAAAAATAGATACAGAAGCTGCCAAAAAAGCAAAAGAAGAAGCTCGTTTAAAAGCATTAGCTGAGAAAGAGGCTGCGGAAAAAGCAGAGAAGGTCGAAGCTCAAGCAAAAGAGCAAGTGAAAGAAAAGGCAGATGTAGAAAAGGCAGATGTAGAAAACACAGAAGTAAAAATAGAGCTAACAAAAACAGTGCCTGTTATACCAAATAAACAACCGAAAGCAAAAGTTCAAGCTAAAACTAAAACAGAAGATAAAGTAAGCGCTAAAGTTGAAAAAGTTGTAGATGCTGAAAAAGAAGCAAAACGTAAGGAAGAAGAAGCATTACGTCGTAAGCAGGAAGAGCTTGCTCGTGAAAAAGCTGAAATAGAAGCGCAACGTGCTGCTGAAATGGCTCGTCGTTTAGCCGAAGTTGCAAGTGAAGAAACTACGCCAGTAACAGTTGAAGAAACAGTTGATGATGATCGTTTCACTTCTAGCTATGCACGTGAAGCCGATTTAGATTCTGATCGCCGCAGTGAATCACGTGGACGTGGTAAAACAGCGGGTGTTGCAAAAGCGAAAAAAGGCGGGCGTGATGATAAAAATGATCGTCAAGCAGACCGTCGTAATCAGAAAGGAAAAGCTAAGGGTAAAAAAGGCAGTACTTTACAGCAAGGCTTTACTAAACCTGCTGCACCGGTTTCTCGCGATGTGGTCATTGGGGAAACCATTACTGTTGCGGAACTTGCAAATAAAATGGCATTAAAAGCCACAGAAATCATCAAAACAATGATGAAAATGGGTGAAATGGTAACCATTAACCAAGTGATTGACCAAGAAACGGCACAACTTGTGGCGGAAGAAATGGGCCACAAAGTTATTCTGCGTAAAGAGAATGAACTTGAAGAGTCAGTAATGGAAGATCGTGATACGAATGCAGAAAAAGTCAATCGTGCTCCTGTTGTAACTATTATGGGACACGTTGACCACGGTAAAACATCATTACTCGACTATATCCGTAAAGCAAAAGTAGCTGCAGGTGAAGCTGGTGGAATTACCCAACATATCGGTGCTTACCACGTAGAAACAGATGATGGCAAGATGATTACCTTCTTAGATACCCCAGGACATGCGGCCTTTACTTCAATGCGTGCTCGTGGTGCAAAAGCAACGGATATTGTTGTGCTTGTTGTTGCAGCAGATGATGGCGTAATGCCACAAACTATTGAAGCTATTCAGCACGCTAAAGCAGCTGGTGTACCAATGGTTGTAGCAGTTAATAAGGTTGATAAACCAGAGTCAAATCCTGAGCGTGTTGAAACAGAATTATTACAATATGATGTAATTGCTGAAAAATTTGGTGGTGAAACACAATTTGTTTATGTTTCTGCAAAACAAGGAACGGGTGTTGATGCTTTACTTGATGCAATTTTATTACAGTCTGAAGTACTTGAATTAACAGCTGTCAAAGATGGTATGGCAAGTGGTGTTGTGATTGAATCTTACCTAGATAAAGGGCGTGGGCCTGTTGCTACTATCTTAGTTCAATCAGGTACATTAAACCGTGGTGATATTGTTCTTTGTGGATTTGAATATGGCCGTGTGCGTGCAATGCGTGATGAAAATGGTAAAGAAATTCAGTCTGCAGGGCCTTCAATTCCAGTTGAAGTATTAGGTCTTTCTGGTGTGCCAGCGGCAGGTGATGAAGCAACGGTTGTACGTGATGAGAAAAAAGCCCGTGAAGTGGCATTATATCGTCAAGGTAAATTCCGTGAAGTGAAATTAGCTCGTCAGCAAAAAGCAAAATTGGAAAATATGTTTACCAATATGGCAGAAGGCGATGTAGCGGAATTGAACGTTATTATCAAAGCAGATGTACAAGGCTCAGTAGAAGCGATTGTACAAGCATTAAACGAACTTTCAACAGATGAAGTAAAAGTAAAAGTTGTCGGTTCTGGTGTGGGTGGAATTACCGAAACTGATGCAACTTTAGCTGCGGCATCAAATGCCATCGTACTTGGCTTTAATGTGCGTGCTGATGCCTCTGCTCGCCGTATTATTGAAACCGAAAGCATTGATTTACGTTACTATTCAATTATTTATGAATTATTAAATGAAATTAAAGCAGCAATGAGTGGTATGTTGCAACCTGAGTTTAAACAGCAAATTATTGGTTTGGCAGAGGTACGTGATGTATTCCGTCACCCGAAATTTGGTGCAATTGCAGGTTGTATGGTAACGGAAGGGATTGTAAAACGTAATAACCCAATCCGTGTCTTGCGTGATAATGTCGTAATATTTGAAGGTGAACTTGAATCATTACGCCGTTTTAAAGATGACGTAGGTGAAGTGCGTAATGGTATGGAGTGTGGTATCGGTGTGAAAAACTACAATGATGTAAAAGTTGGCGATCAAATTGAAGTCTTTGAAATTATTGAAGTAAAAAGAACAATCTAA
- the rimP gene encoding ribosome maturation factor RimP produces the protein MATLEQKLQTLVQDSIEAMGFELVGIECQRAGRFLTVRLYIDKEGGVSIDDCSDVSRQVSAIFDVEDPIADKYNLEVSSPGLDRPLFTLEQFQRFIDRDVVIHLRIPMFDRRKWQGKLVAVEGDSITLNVENNVQQFAFGNIQKANLVPVFNF, from the coding sequence TTGGCAACGTTAGAACAGAAATTACAAACGCTTGTACAAGATTCGATTGAAGCTATGGGTTTTGAACTTGTTGGTATTGAATGCCAACGTGCAGGACGTTTTTTAACAGTACGGTTATACATTGATAAAGAAGGCGGTGTAAGTATTGATGATTGTAGTGATGTGAGCCGTCAAGTCAGTGCAATTTTTGATGTAGAAGATCCGATTGCCGATAAATATAATTTAGAAGTATCTTCGCCGGGTCTTGATCGCCCTTTATTTACCCTTGAACAATTTCAACGTTTTATTGATCGTGATGTGGTTATCCATTTGCGTATTCCAATGTTCGATCGCCGTAAGTGGCAAGGAAAATTAGTTGCTGTTGAGGGTGATTCTATTACTTTAAATGTTGAAAATAATGTACAACAATTTGCCTTTGGTAATATTCAAAAAGCAAATTTAGTTCCCGTATTTAATTTCTAA